One region of Oxalobacteraceae bacterium OTU3CAMAD1 genomic DNA includes:
- a CDS encoding EAL domain-containing protein produces the protein MDIIQRHLRMALDAARMAIWDSNITDGTVINSIVNWVGWGAGLLGLPPGDLAQPFSHFLQFVDPEDRDHLLNTMQEAVDCGSGYDVEYRVVWQDGSQHWLAAKAHVFYKEAEPTGTLGIVWDITERKRIEQDAARAREQAAVTLRSIGEGVITTDEHGKTQYLNRIAEQLTGWSNDEARGLDIGATLPLIDDDGAPLAEHAALQCLRLRQTINMPSQNQLVTREGRRIAVEESAAPIWSDTGELLGAVVVFRDVSHERKLSKQLSWNASHDMLTGLINRREFETQIANALHSAKEEDHVHALLYMDLDQFKIVNDTCGHSAGDLLLQLLAKMLQTEMRDSDILARLGGDELGVLLPHCPPDQALLVADGIRQSVKNFRFVWDSRTFELGVSIGVVEINRHSKSMTELLIAADQACYLAKERGRNRVHLYQESDLRLARRQGEMQWVSRLNEAFEHQYFRLYAQPIVGLGPRGEVHDEVLIRIQSGPGELILPGAFIPAAERYDMMTAIDRWVIRAVCRHVRSVSEGRAGADADAEAQGRAPDGYSGRYSVNLSGTSLGDEGLHDYIIEQFAEHNVAPEQICFEITETAVIANLVKAQDFMARIKALGCRFSLDDFGSGLSSFAYLKALPVDYLKIDGVFIRGIANNPINRAMVKAINEVGHVMGICTVAEYVEDDNTLAVVRELGVDYAQGYAVGRLRPLSVE, from the coding sequence ATGGATATCATTCAGCGCCATCTGCGCATGGCGCTCGACGCCGCGCGCATGGCCATCTGGGATTCGAACATCACGGATGGCACGGTCATCAACAGCATCGTCAATTGGGTGGGCTGGGGCGCGGGTTTGCTGGGGCTTCCCCCCGGCGATCTGGCCCAGCCGTTCTCGCATTTCCTGCAATTCGTCGACCCCGAGGACCGCGACCACCTGCTCAACACCATGCAGGAGGCGGTCGATTGCGGCTCGGGCTATGACGTCGAATACCGCGTGGTCTGGCAGGACGGCAGCCAGCACTGGCTGGCCGCCAAGGCGCATGTCTTCTACAAAGAGGCCGAGCCCACCGGCACGCTCGGCATCGTCTGGGACATCACCGAACGCAAACGGATAGAGCAGGACGCCGCGCGTGCCCGCGAGCAAGCCGCCGTCACCCTGCGCTCGATCGGCGAGGGCGTCATCACCACCGACGAACACGGCAAGACCCAGTATCTGAACCGCATCGCCGAACAACTGACCGGCTGGAGCAACGACGAGGCGCGCGGCCTGGACATCGGCGCCACCTTGCCGCTGATCGACGACGACGGCGCGCCGCTGGCCGAGCACGCGGCGCTGCAATGCCTGCGGCTGCGCCAGACCATCAACATGCCGTCGCAAAACCAGCTCGTCACGCGCGAGGGGCGCCGCATCGCCGTCGAGGAATCGGCCGCGCCGATCTGGTCCGACACGGGCGAGCTGCTGGGCGCGGTGGTGGTGTTCCGCGACGTCAGCCACGAGCGCAAGCTGAGCAAGCAGCTGTCGTGGAACGCCAGCCACGACATGCTCACCGGCCTGATCAACCGGCGCGAGTTCGAGACGCAGATCGCCAACGCGCTGCACAGCGCCAAGGAGGAGGACCATGTGCACGCGCTGTTGTACATGGACCTGGACCAGTTCAAGATCGTCAACGATACCTGCGGCCACAGCGCCGGCGACCTGCTGCTGCAGCTGCTGGCCAAGATGCTGCAGACGGAGATGCGCGACAGCGACATCCTGGCCCGCCTCGGCGGCGACGAGCTGGGCGTGCTGCTGCCGCACTGTCCGCCGGACCAGGCGCTGCTAGTGGCCGACGGCATCCGCCAGTCGGTCAAGAATTTCCGCTTCGTGTGGGACAGCCGCACGTTCGAGCTGGGCGTGAGCATCGGCGTCGTCGAGATCAACCGCCACAGCAAATCGATGACCGAGCTGCTGATCGCGGCCGACCAGGCTTGCTACCTGGCCAAGGAGCGCGGCCGCAACCGCGTCCACCTGTACCAGGAGTCGGACCTGCGCCTGGCGCGGCGCCAGGGCGAGATGCAATGGGTGTCGCGCCTGAACGAGGCGTTCGAGCACCAGTATTTCCGGCTGTACGCCCAGCCCATCGTCGGCCTCGGCCCGCGCGGCGAGGTGCATGACGAGGTGCTGATCCGCATCCAGTCCGGCCCCGGCGAGCTGATACTGCCCGGCGCCTTCATCCCGGCCGCGGAGCGCTACGACATGATGACGGCGATCGACCGCTGGGTGATCCGCGCCGTATGCCGCCACGTGCGCAGCGTGAGCGAAGGCCGGGCCGGCGCGGACGCGGACGCGGAAGCTCAAGGCCGGGCGCCCGACGGCTATAGCGGCCGGTATTCGGTCAACCTGTCGGGCACCTCGCTGGGCGACGAGGGCTTGCACGACTACATCATCGAGCAATTCGCCGAGCACAACGTCGCCCCGGAACAGATCTGCTTCGAGATCACCGAGACGGCCGTCATCGCCAACCTGGTCAAGGCGCAGGATTTCATGGCCCGCATCAAGGCGCTCGGCTGCCGGTTCTCGCTCGACGACTTCGGCAGCGGCCTGTCGTCGTTCGCCTACCTGAAGGCGCTGCCGGTCGACTATCTCAAGATCGACGGCGTGTTCATCCGCGGCATCGCCAACAACCCCATCAACCGCGCGATGGTCAAGGCCATCAACGAGGTCGGCCACGTGATGGGCATCTGCACCGTGGCCGAATATGTGGAGGACGACAACACCCTGGCGGTGGTGCGCGAACTGGGCGTGGACTACGCGCAGGGCTACGCGGTCGGCCGGCTGCGCCCGCTGAGCGTGGAATAG
- a CDS encoding LysE family transporter, whose protein sequence is MSFATWMGFFIAACIIAVSPGSGAVLSMSHGLSYGVRRASSTIFGLQTGLLLVFFIAGAGVGSLLLASEVAFNIVKTVGALYLIYLGLSQWRAKVTIGEQQKQAAVAVPSARKRFLTGFLTNATNPKGIIFMVAVLPQFINQHAPLLPQLLILAATMCCIDLVVMHSYAYLASSMQRFFRDAGAVKKQNRVFGGLLMGVGAALFFVKRGGATT, encoded by the coding sequence ATGAGTTTTGCCACCTGGATGGGGTTTTTCATCGCCGCCTGCATCATCGCCGTGTCGCCCGGCTCGGGCGCGGTGTTGTCGATGTCGCATGGATTGTCGTACGGCGTGCGCCGTGCCAGCAGCACGATTTTCGGCCTGCAGACCGGCCTGCTGCTGGTGTTCTTCATCGCCGGCGCCGGGGTCGGCTCGCTGTTGCTGGCATCCGAAGTGGCGTTCAACATCGTTAAAACGGTGGGCGCGCTGTACCTGATTTACCTCGGTCTGAGCCAGTGGCGCGCCAAGGTGACCATCGGCGAGCAGCAAAAACAGGCCGCCGTGGCCGTGCCCTCGGCGCGCAAGCGCTTTTTGACGGGCTTCCTGACCAACGCGACCAATCCCAAGGGCATCATTTTCATGGTGGCGGTGCTGCCGCAGTTTATTAACCAACATGCGCCGTTGCTGCCGCAATTGCTGATCCTGGCGGCGACCATGTGCTGCATCGATCTGGTGGTGATGCACAGCTACGCCTATCTGGCGTCGTCGATGCAGCGCTTTTTCCGCGACGCCGGCGCCGTCAAGAAGCAGAACCGGGTGTTCGGCGGCTTGCTGATGGGCGTGGGCGCGGCGCTGTTCTTCGTCAAGCGGGGCGGCGCTACCACCTGA
- the hemN gene encoding oxygen-independent coproporphyrinogen III oxidase, which yields MHTTSILGPSHAGVGAAFPAVEFDAAIIGKLSQSGPRYTSYPTADRFTPEFGYGQFLEAVAGLRMRRSQRPLSLYIHIPFCDTVCYYCGCNKIVTKDHGKAATYLGYLKQELDMQGRLFAGIGQLEQLHFGGGTPTYLSDRQMGDLMAHLRANFDFAPDAQGEYSIEIDPRTVSVERVHSLRAQGFNRISLGVQDFDADVQKAVNRIQPEAETRAVIDAARDAGFRSVSIDLIYGLPKQSIASMEQTLAKVIDASPDRIALYNYAHLPHLFKPQRRILDADLPSAAVKLELLALCIARLCAAGYVYIGMDHFAKPDDELAVAQRQGRLQRNFQGYSTRAETDLIACGVSAISAVGATYSQNEKTLDAYYEKLDNGVLPITRGIKLDTDDLLRRIVIQKLMCNFELSISSLEQAYPIRFPLYFADELEKLKAFEDDGLLTVDAHWISVTAKGRLLIRNICMVFDRYLTLARADTTQPLRYSKTI from the coding sequence ATGCATACCACCTCCATTCTGGGCCCCAGCCACGCCGGCGTCGGCGCCGCCTTTCCCGCCGTCGAATTCGACGCCGCCATCATCGGCAAACTGAGCCAGTCGGGGCCGCGCTACACCTCGTATCCGACCGCCGACCGCTTCACGCCGGAATTCGGCTACGGCCAGTTCCTCGAGGCGGTGGCCGGCCTGCGCATGCGCCGCAGCCAGCGGCCTTTGTCGCTGTATATCCACATCCCGTTCTGCGACACCGTCTGCTACTACTGCGGCTGCAACAAGATCGTCACCAAGGACCACGGCAAGGCCGCCACCTATCTCGGCTACCTCAAGCAGGAACTCGATATGCAAGGGCGCCTGTTCGCCGGCATCGGCCAGCTCGAGCAATTGCACTTCGGCGGCGGCACGCCGACCTACCTGAGCGACCGCCAGATGGGCGACCTGATGGCGCACCTGCGCGCCAACTTCGATTTCGCGCCGGACGCCCAGGGCGAGTATTCGATCGAGATCGATCCGCGCACCGTCAGTGTCGAGCGCGTGCACAGCCTGCGCGCGCAAGGCTTCAACCGCATCAGCCTGGGCGTGCAGGATTTCGACGCCGACGTGCAAAAGGCCGTCAACCGCATCCAGCCGGAGGCTGAAACGCGCGCCGTCATCGACGCCGCGCGTGACGCCGGCTTCCGCTCGGTCAGTATCGACCTGATCTACGGCCTGCCGAAGCAGTCCATCGCCAGCATGGAGCAAACGCTGGCCAAGGTGATCGACGCCAGCCCCGACCGCATCGCGCTGTACAACTACGCGCACCTGCCGCACCTGTTCAAACCGCAGCGCCGCATCCTCGACGCCGACCTGCCCAGCGCCGCCGTCAAACTGGAGCTGCTGGCCCTGTGCATCGCCCGCCTGTGCGCGGCCGGCTACGTCTACATTGGCATGGACCACTTCGCCAAGCCGGACGACGAACTGGCCGTGGCCCAGCGCCAGGGCCGGCTGCAGCGCAACTTCCAGGGCTATTCGACGCGCGCCGAGACCGATCTGATCGCCTGCGGCGTGTCGGCCATCAGCGCCGTCGGCGCCACCTACAGCCAGAACGAAAAGACGCTGGACGCGTATTACGAAAAACTCGACAACGGCGTGCTGCCGATCACGCGCGGCATCAAGCTCGACACCGACGACCTGCTGCGCCGCATCGTCATCCAAAAGCTGATGTGCAATTTCGAGTTGTCGATCTCGTCGCTGGAGCAAGCCTATCCGATCCGCTTCCCGCTGTACTTCGCCGACGAGCTGGAAAAGTTGAAAGCCTTCGAGGACGACGGCCTGCTGACGGTCGACGCCCACTGGATCAGCGTCACAGCCAAGGGCCGCCTGCTGATCCGCAATATCTGCATGGTGTTCGACCGCTATCTGACTTTGGCGCGCGCCGACACCACGCAGCCGTTGCGCTACTCCAAGACCATTTGA
- the lipB gene encoding lipoyl(octanoyl) transferase LipB, producing MTSPTHTEPALIRHLGLADYDSTFAAMRAFTDARTPDTRDELWIVEHPPVFTLGLGADRGHLLAGAAAIPVVQTDRGGEVTYHGPGQVVIYLLIDLRRNKPGGKLYARQFVHKIEQAIINVLGAYNLVGERVEGAPGIYMAGGPKQGAKIAALGLKVRGNGCTYHGLSLNVAMDLAPFSWINPCGYAGLETVDMRSVGAQAQLSDVQQQLADELIRVLALVEPATPETPATHE from the coding sequence ATGACGTCTCCTACCCATACCGAGCCGGCGTTGATCCGCCACCTCGGTCTCGCCGACTACGACAGCACCTTCGCCGCGATGCGCGCCTTTACCGACGCGCGCACGCCGGACACCCGCGACGAACTGTGGATCGTCGAGCATCCCCCCGTCTTCACGCTGGGTCTGGGCGCCGACCGTGGCCACCTGCTGGCCGGGGCCGCTGCCATCCCGGTGGTGCAGACCGACCGGGGCGGCGAAGTCACCTACCACGGCCCCGGCCAGGTGGTGATTTACCTGCTGATCGACCTGCGCCGCAACAAGCCCGGCGGCAAGCTGTACGCCCGGCAATTCGTCCATAAAATCGAGCAAGCGATCATCAATGTGTTAGGGGCGTATAATCTCGTCGGTGAGCGCGTTGAAGGCGCGCCGGGCATTTACATGGCCGGTGGGCCGAAGCAGGGCGCCAAAATCGCCGCGCTCGGCTTGAAAGTACGCGGCAACGGTTGCACCTACCATGGGCTGTCGCTGAATGTGGCGATGGATTTGGCCCCGTTTTCCTGGATTAATCCTTGCGGCTATGCCGGACTGGAAACAGTCGATATGCGGTCCGTCGGCGCCCAGGCGCAATTGTCGGACGTGCAACAGCAACTGGCCGACGAACTGATACGCGTCCTGGCTCTTGTAGAACCAGCAACGCCAGAAACACCAGCAACACACGAATAA
- a CDS encoding YjfK family protein codes for MSWTDAYNYLRNGVAKLGGADAPRTDQDLPLGARIGSLVRLQQSPLLGALANGSLIAMPDADDNRVVAVSQIRLKQTGDLYRYYLDTGGVNEKEKFLQVYQNPEGKVAEVMYCTQLARVIPETVEDQEAYMGLANAGLGDRSYTLWRAQLGDIGLDESDLELVFGTDEGIDYWRDAGSDDEEFIAPFSGTETRIDNPSGSLGLRQEMYFMPYVRQLRNGGSEYLLITTEIISSVNGDASKRGIHVDFVIGIPVEQERIVIQ; via the coding sequence ATGAGCTGGACGGACGCTTATAACTACCTGCGCAACGGCGTGGCCAAGCTGGGCGGAGCCGACGCGCCCCGCACCGATCAGGACCTGCCGCTGGGCGCGCGCATCGGCAGCCTGGTGCGGTTGCAGCAGTCTCCGCTGCTGGGCGCGCTTGCCAACGGTTCGCTGATCGCGATGCCGGACGCCGACGACAACCGCGTCGTCGCGGTCTCGCAAATCCGCCTGAAGCAGACGGGCGACCTGTACCGCTATTACCTGGACACGGGCGGCGTGAACGAGAAGGAAAAGTTCTTACAGGTGTACCAGAACCCCGAAGGCAAGGTGGCCGAGGTGATGTATTGCACCCAGCTGGCGCGCGTGATACCCGAGACCGTGGAAGACCAGGAAGCCTACATGGGCCTGGCCAACGCCGGCCTGGGCGACCGCAGCTACACCTTGTGGCGCGCGCAGCTGGGCGATATCGGCCTGGACGAGTCCGACCTCGAGCTGGTGTTCGGCACCGACGAGGGCATCGACTACTGGCGCGACGCCGGCAGCGACGACGAGGAATTCATCGCGCCCTTCTCGGGCACCGAAACCAGGATCGACAACCCGAGCGGCAGCCTCGGCTTGCGCCAGGAAATGTATTTCATGCCGTACGTGCGCCAGTTGCGCAACGGCGGCAGCGAATATTTGCTGATCACGACTGAGATCATCAGCAGCGTGAACGGCGATGCATCGAAACGCGGGATCCACGTGGACTTTGTCATCGGCATCCCGGTGGAGCAGGAACGCATCGTTATCCAATGA
- a CDS encoding methyl-accepting chemotaxis protein, which yields MRNNQPRNKPTVTNREVDVLDDQAIVSKTDLKGNITYVNPYFTQISGYAEAELLGAPQNILRHPDMPAEAFADLWASIQSGTPWTGIVKNRCKNGDHYWVRANITPIRENGKTTGYMSVRVKAGREQIARAEQAYRDIRAKQGHGIRIKNGQLIRPGVGNLLARLGHVSLAMRVWLATSVVNVLQVIVCAAALMSGGGGHSYAIFGATFVGLLINVFLWYTLRVSVLQPLDRALHGARAIAAGDLSGSFETEATDEVGQLLRALQQMNSNLIATIRDVRVNVETMAVATRQIAAGNADLSGRTEAQAASLEETASSVEQFSSTVKQNADNSAQANALAQNASTVAVQGGEIVADVIATMDEINTSSRKIVDIIGLIEGIAFQTNILALNAAVEAARAGEQGRGFAVVAGEVRNLAQRSATAAKDIKNLIDISVGKVGAGMAQVDRAGATMKEVVASVRQVTAIMEEISVASREQSIGVDQVNSAIAHMDQVTQQNAALVEEAAAATASLALEAGGLTQAVSLFKFGRATPVRPTTRAARKSPPAARLAA from the coding sequence ATGCGCAACAATCAACCCCGCAACAAGCCAACTGTCACCAACCGTGAAGTCGACGTCCTGGACGACCAGGCCATCGTCTCGAAAACTGATTTAAAGGGCAACATTACCTATGTAAACCCATACTTCACGCAAATCAGCGGCTACGCCGAGGCCGAGTTGCTGGGCGCGCCGCAAAACATCCTGCGCCATCCGGACATGCCGGCCGAGGCCTTCGCCGACCTGTGGGCCTCGATCCAGTCCGGCACGCCGTGGACCGGCATCGTCAAGAACCGCTGCAAGAACGGCGACCACTACTGGGTGCGCGCCAACATCACCCCCATCCGCGAAAACGGCAAGACCACCGGCTACATGTCGGTGCGCGTCAAGGCCGGGCGCGAGCAGATCGCCAGGGCAGAACAGGCCTACCGCGACATCCGCGCCAAGCAAGGCCACGGCATCCGCATCAAGAACGGCCAGCTGATCCGCCCCGGCGTCGGCAACCTGCTCGCGCGCCTGGGCCACGTGTCGCTGGCGATGCGCGTGTGGCTGGCCACCAGCGTGGTCAACGTGCTGCAGGTGATCGTCTGCGCGGCCGCGCTGATGAGTGGTGGCGGCGGACACAGCTACGCCATCTTCGGCGCCACCTTCGTCGGCCTGCTGATCAACGTGTTCCTGTGGTACACCTTGCGCGTATCCGTGCTGCAGCCGCTTGACCGCGCGCTGCACGGCGCCCGCGCCATCGCCGCCGGCGACCTGTCGGGCAGCTTCGAGACCGAGGCCACCGACGAGGTGGGCCAGCTGCTGCGCGCGCTGCAGCAAATGAACAGCAACCTGATCGCCACCATCCGCGACGTGCGCGTCAATGTCGAGACGATGGCCGTGGCCACGCGCCAGATCGCCGCCGGCAACGCGGACCTGTCCGGCCGCACCGAGGCCCAGGCCGCCAGCCTGGAGGAGACGGCGTCGAGCGTTGAACAATTCTCCTCGACCGTCAAGCAAAACGCCGACAACTCGGCCCAGGCCAACGCGCTGGCGCAAAACGCCTCGACCGTGGCGGTGCAGGGCGGCGAGATCGTCGCCGACGTCATCGCCACCATGGATGAGATCAACACCTCCTCGCGCAAGATCGTCGACATCATCGGCCTGATCGAAGGCATCGCCTTCCAGACCAACATCCTGGCGCTCAACGCCGCCGTGGAGGCGGCCCGGGCGGGCGAGCAGGGACGCGGTTTCGCGGTCGTCGCCGGCGAGGTGCGCAACCTGGCCCAGCGCAGCGCCACCGCCGCCAAGGACATCAAGAACCTGATCGATATTTCGGTCGGCAAGGTCGGCGCCGGCATGGCCCAGGTCGACCGCGCCGGCGCCACCATGAAGGAGGTGGTGGCCTCGGTGCGGCAGGTAACGGCCATCATGGAGGAGATCTCGGTCGCCTCGCGCGAGCAAAGCATCGGCGTCGACCAGGTCAACTCGGCCATCGCCCACATGGATCAGGTCACGCAGCAGAACGCCGCTCTGGTCGAGGAGGCGGCCGCCGCCACCGCCAGCCTGGCGCTGGAGGCGGGCGGCCTGACGCAGGCGGTCAGCCTGTTCAAGTTCGGCCGCGCCACGCCGGTTCGTCCAACCACGCGCGCGGCCCGCAAATCGCCGCCAGCCGCGCGCCTGGCCGCGTGA
- the yfcF gene encoding glutathione transferase, which produces MSFILYADSLFTSPYALSAFVALTEKGVPFTLQTVDLEAGHQKRSDYADRALTARVPALVEGDFVLTESTAITEYLEESFPAPEYVALYPKDRRQRARARQVQAWLRSDLVPVRVERDTETVFFGKASAPLTEAGRAAADKLIHVADQLVQGPNLFGEWSIVDVDLTMMLNRLIFNGDEVPQKLKDYAAAQWQRPSIQQWLARHQPG; this is translated from the coding sequence ATGTCTTTTATCCTGTACGCCGATAGCCTGTTCACCAGCCCTTACGCCCTGTCCGCCTTTGTGGCGCTGACCGAAAAAGGCGTGCCGTTCACCTTGCAAACGGTCGATCTGGAGGCCGGGCATCAGAAACGCAGCGATTACGCCGACCGCGCACTCACCGCCCGGGTGCCGGCATTGGTGGAAGGCGATTTCGTGTTGACCGAGTCGACCGCGATCACGGAGTATCTGGAGGAGAGCTTCCCGGCGCCGGAATATGTGGCGTTGTATCCGAAAGACCGGCGTCAGCGGGCGCGGGCGCGGCAGGTCCAGGCGTGGCTGCGCAGCGATCTGGTGCCTGTGCGGGTCGAGCGCGACACGGAAACCGTGTTTTTCGGCAAGGCCAGCGCGCCGCTGACGGAGGCCGGCCGGGCAGCCGCCGATAAGTTGATCCATGTCGCCGACCAGCTGGTGCAGGGTCCGAATCTGTTTGGCGAGTGGTCGATCGTCGATGTCGATTTGACCATGATGTTGAACCGGCTGATCTTCAACGGCGACGAGGTGCCGCAGAAACTGAAGGATTACGCCGCCGCCCAGTGGCAGCGTCCGTCGATCCAGCAGTGGCTGGCCCGTCATCAGCCGGGATAA
- a CDS encoding phage regulatory CII family protein, with product MTRKYFDMNQHDALYKVARSYPGGIDALAQAMGISVNVLRNKLAPTIASHYPSFEEVSAVVDLCHRAGVADAHLPLHALLTRHGMAAFVVPLPENIGDDDLSQTVCKVMSQVGSVAEAVSTALMDGKVTAAEADLIEREFQGALSALGEWRARLRQKAARSPG from the coding sequence ATGACTCGCAAATACTTCGACATGAATCAACACGACGCGCTCTACAAGGTGGCGCGCAGCTATCCCGGCGGCATCGACGCGCTCGCGCAAGCGATGGGGATCTCGGTCAACGTACTGCGCAACAAGCTGGCGCCGACGATCGCCTCGCACTATCCGTCGTTCGAGGAAGTGTCGGCGGTGGTCGACCTGTGCCACCGCGCCGGCGTGGCCGATGCGCACCTGCCGCTGCACGCGCTGCTGACGCGCCACGGCATGGCCGCGTTCGTCGTCCCGCTGCCGGAGAACATCGGCGACGACGACCTGTCGCAAACGGTGTGCAAGGTGATGAGCCAGGTGGGATCGGTAGCCGAAGCGGTCTCGACGGCGCTAATGGACGGCAAGGTCACGGCCGCCGAAGCCGACCTGATCGAGCGCGAATTCCAGGGCGCGCTCTCGGCGCTGGGAGAATGGCGCGCGCGCCTGCGCCAAAAAGCCGCCCGCAGCCCCGGCTAA
- a CDS encoding DUF493 family protein — MQAIPPSESLIEYPSDFPIKVMGPTHIDFAPTIVLVVQKHDPEFHEGKMEVRPSAKGNYTGLTVTVRAVSREQLDALYSELSAHPMVKIVM, encoded by the coding sequence ATGCAAGCGATCCCGCCGTCAGAGTCCCTCATCGAATACCCGAGCGACTTCCCGATCAAGGTGATGGGGCCGACTCATATCGACTTCGCCCCGACCATCGTACTGGTCGTGCAAAAGCATGACCCGGAATTCCACGAAGGCAAAATGGAAGTGCGTCCCTCGGCCAAGGGCAACTACACCGGCCTGACCGTGACCGTGCGGGCCGTCAGCCGCGAACAGCTCGACGCGCTGTATTCCGAATTGTCGGCGCACCCGATGGTCAAGATCGTCATGTAA
- the gcvA gene encoding transcriptional regulator GcvA produces the protein MSASRRLPNFSALRAFEAAARHENFSRAAEELHLTHGAISHQVRALEQELGRPLFVRHGRQVKITSDALKFAQFLGKSFADIAVAADAMRAASVNQRLTVTSIPSFAARWLAPRLGRFIDLHPDIEVVLQSSGQLQDLARDGIDVGIRFGRGNYPGMVVERLMGDVYYPVVSPHYRDGHLPATPLHLPQQTLLRSVEPWSPWLRAAGVDMAEPSGGVMFEDLSMLIRSAADGNGVALVRHVVAMQEIASGQLVRLFDIATPCPDEYFFVSPAASADRPQVVAFRNWLLEEIAAFQRQQLT, from the coding sequence ATGAGCGCCAGCCGCCGCCTGCCCAATTTTTCCGCTTTGCGCGCCTTCGAGGCGGCGGCCCGGCACGAGAACTTCTCGCGGGCGGCGGAAGAGTTGCATCTGACGCATGGTGCGATCAGCCATCAGGTGAGGGCGCTGGAACAGGAATTGGGCAGGCCGCTGTTCGTCCGTCACGGCCGACAGGTGAAAATAACTAGCGACGCGCTCAAATTTGCCCAGTTTTTAGGCAAATCGTTCGCCGATATCGCCGTCGCTGCCGATGCGATGCGGGCGGCCAGCGTCAACCAGCGGCTGACGGTGACGTCGATACCGTCGTTCGCGGCGCGCTGGCTGGCGCCCCGGCTCGGCCGCTTTATCGACTTGCATCCCGATATAGAGGTGGTATTGCAGTCGAGCGGGCAACTGCAGGATCTGGCGCGGGACGGCATCGATGTCGGCATCCGTTTTGGGCGGGGCAACTATCCGGGCATGGTGGTGGAGCGCCTGATGGGCGACGTCTACTACCCCGTAGTGAGTCCCCACTATCGCGATGGGCACCTGCCGGCCACGCCGCTACACCTGCCGCAGCAAACGCTGCTGCGCTCGGTCGAGCCGTGGTCGCCCTGGCTGCGGGCGGCAGGCGTCGATATGGCCGAGCCATCGGGCGGGGTGATGTTCGAGGATTTGTCGATGCTGATACGCTCCGCCGCCGACGGCAACGGGGTGGCGCTGGTGCGCCATGTGGTGGCAATGCAGGAGATCGCCTCCGGGCAACTGGTGCGGCTGTTCGATATCGCCACGCCTTGCCCGGATGAGTATTTCTTCGTCTCGCCAGCCGCCTCGGCCGACAGGCCGCAGGTGGTGGCGTTCCGCAACTGGTTGCTGGAAGAGATAGCCGCCTTCCAGCGCCAGCAACTTACATGA
- a CDS encoding DUF808 domain-containing protein, which produces MAGSSLFALIDDIATILDDVALMSKVAAKKTAGVLGDDLALNAQQVAGVRADRELPVVWAVALGSLKNKAILVPAALAISAFVPAAITPLLMIGGLYLCFEGFEKIAHGIMHKEENERHKEELAAALSDPNADMVAIEKDKIKGAVRTDFILSAEIIVIALGTVAAEPFAKQAMVVVSIALVMTVGVYGIVAAIVKMDDAGLYLSQRANGAARALGAVLLAAAPRLMKLLSVVGTAAMFMVGGGILVHGTPGAHDIVHHATEVAAAVPALGPVLGFVTPSVIDAVAGVIAGALALVVVTIGGKMLRSFKK; this is translated from the coding sequence ATGGCCGGCTCCAGTCTGTTCGCGCTGATCGACGACATCGCCACCATCCTCGACGACGTCGCCCTGATGAGCAAGGTGGCGGCCAAGAAAACCGCCGGCGTGCTGGGCGACGATCTGGCGCTGAATGCCCAGCAGGTGGCCGGCGTGCGCGCCGACCGCGAATTGCCCGTGGTGTGGGCGGTGGCGCTCGGTTCGCTGAAGAACAAGGCCATCCTGGTGCCGGCCGCGCTGGCGATCAGCGCCTTCGTGCCCGCCGCCATCACGCCGCTGCTGATGATCGGCGGCCTCTACCTGTGCTTCGAGGGCTTCGAGAAGATCGCCCACGGCATCATGCACAAGGAAGAGAACGAGCGGCACAAAGAGGAACTGGCCGCCGCGCTCAGCGACCCCAACGCCGACATGGTGGCCATCGAAAAAGACAAGATCAAGGGCGCCGTGCGCACCGACTTCATCCTGTCGGCCGAGATCATCGTCATCGCGCTGGGCACGGTGGCGGCCGAGCCGTTCGCCAAGCAGGCGATGGTGGTGGTCAGCATCGCGCTGGTGATGACGGTGGGCGTGTACGGCATCGTCGCCGCCATCGTCAAGATGGACGACGCCGGCCTGTACCTGAGCCAGCGCGCCAACGGCGCCGCCCGCGCCCTGGGCGCCGTGCTGCTGGCCGCCGCGCCACGGCTGATGAAGCTGCTGTCGGTGGTCGGCACCGCCGCCATGTTCATGGTCGGCGGCGGCATCCTGGTGCACGGCACGCCGGGCGCGCACGACATCGTCCACCACGCCACCGAGGTGGCGGCGGCGGTCCCGGCCCTGGGACCGGTGCTGGGCTTCGTCACGCCGAGCGTGATCGACGCCGTGGCCGGCGTCATCGCCGGCGCGCTGGCGCTGGTGGTGGTCACCATCGGCGGCAAAATGTTGCGCTCGTTCAAGAAATAA